The Mucilaginibacter yixingensis genome window below encodes:
- a CDS encoding YqjF family protein, whose product MPKRQFLKAQWLNLVMINYEVDPDILMPYLPPGTELDFWQGKALVSMVGFLFHQTKVINVSWPLHTNFEEVNLRFYVRYFDGTEWKRGAVFVSEIVPKPMIALIANNLYKEHYRALPMRHTITPTDANHTQYLYEWKLNGRWNKLGATINNTRKPIQSGSAEEFIFDHYWGYNKLSDSETMEYQVEHISWNTGDATDYIFDADVTSLYGPAFEPWLKREPVSVFFADGSDIAVRMGEKIVLNQECLSQDL is encoded by the coding sequence ATGCCTAAACGTCAATTTCTCAAAGCACAATGGCTTAATTTAGTGATGATCAACTACGAGGTTGATCCTGATATTTTAATGCCTTACTTACCTCCTGGTACCGAACTTGACTTTTGGCAGGGAAAAGCCTTGGTAAGCATGGTAGGTTTCCTATTTCATCAAACCAAGGTAATCAACGTAAGCTGGCCGTTGCATACTAATTTCGAGGAAGTCAATCTACGTTTCTACGTCAGATATTTTGACGGTACCGAATGGAAACGCGGCGCTGTATTTGTAAGCGAGATTGTCCCTAAACCGATGATTGCGCTCATTGCCAATAATCTATATAAGGAACATTACCGAGCGCTCCCTATGCGACATACGATTACCCCGACCGACGCCAACCATACTCAATACCTCTACGAGTGGAAACTAAACGGCCGTTGGAATAAACTTGGTGCCACCATTAACAACACGCGCAAACCTATCCAATCTGGTAGTGCCGAGGAATTCATTTTTGATCACTACTGGGGTTACAACAAATTGAGTGATAGCGAAACCATGGAGTATCAGGTAGAGCACATCAGCTGGAACACAGGTGATGCCACCGACTATATTTTCGATGCCGACGTAACCTCCCTGTACGGCCCAGCCTTTGAGCCATGGCTGAAGCGGGAGCCTGTGTCGGTCTTCTTTGCCGATGGTAGCGATATTGCTGTGAGGATGGGTGAGAAGATAGTCTTGAATCAGGAATGTCTGAGCCAGGATTTATGA
- a CDS encoding ammonium transporter → MKRFIPFILVLCILVLSFCFPGIEVHNSATSTINPADTAWMITATALVLIMTPGLAFFYGGMVNKKNVISTMLQSVICMVIVTVMWMIFGFSLAFGDSIHGVIGDPRTFFMMRGMLGNHVWKMAPTIPILLFAMYQLKFAIITPALITGAFAERINFKSYVIFLVLFSIFIFSPLAHCTWHPDGLLAKMGVLDFAGGTVVHMSAGWAALASALYLKKRSEVTHTPARITYVIIGTGLLWFGWFGFNAGSAFGANTLAVTALATSMSASAAAGITWIFFDAVRGRKPSAMGTCIGAVVGLVAITPAAGFVSVPHSLAIGIISAIVSNLVVEWRTRTAIDDTLDVFPCHGVGGLTGMLLTGVFAHKNINPGNTTGNGLFFGEGHLFMVQLVALVGVSIFAFFGSLLLLKITDMIHPLRVSAEDEKLGLDLSQHGEKL, encoded by the coding sequence ATGAAAAGATTTATACCGTTTATTTTAGTACTATGCATTTTAGTGCTTTCTTTCTGCTTTCCCGGCATAGAAGTACATAATTCTGCAACCTCAACCATCAATCCTGCCGATACAGCCTGGATGATCACCGCAACAGCGCTGGTTTTGATCATGACACCCGGTCTGGCGTTCTTTTACGGCGGTATGGTGAACAAGAAAAACGTGATCAGTACCATGCTGCAAAGCGTGATCTGTATGGTGATTGTTACCGTGATGTGGATGATCTTTGGCTTTAGTTTAGCTTTTGGTGATAGCATCCACGGCGTTATTGGCGATCCGCGTACGTTTTTTATGATGAGAGGTATGCTGGGCAACCATGTTTGGAAAATGGCACCTACCATTCCAATCCTGCTGTTTGCTATGTATCAGCTTAAGTTTGCCATTATAACGCCTGCGCTGATTACCGGTGCGTTTGCAGAGCGTATCAACTTTAAATCATACGTCATCTTTTTGGTCCTGTTCTCGATATTCATTTTCTCTCCGCTGGCGCATTGTACCTGGCATCCTGACGGCCTGCTGGCCAAAATGGGTGTGCTTGACTTTGCCGGTGGTACCGTTGTACACATGTCGGCCGGTTGGGCTGCATTGGCATCGGCGCTGTACTTGAAAAAGAGAAGCGAGGTGACCCATACACCGGCCCGTATTACTTATGTAATTATAGGTACCGGTTTGTTATGGTTCGGCTGGTTTGGTTTTAACGCAGGTTCGGCCTTTGGCGCTAATACGTTAGCGGTAACTGCTTTGGCTACCAGTATGTCTGCCAGTGCGGCAGCAGGTATCACATGGATCTTCTTTGATGCTGTACGCGGTCGTAAACCATCGGCTATGGGCACTTGTATTGGCGCAGTAGTTGGTTTGGTTGCTATTACCCCGGCGGCGGGTTTTGTATCGGTACCACACTCGTTGGCTATCGGTATTATCTCGGCTATTGTAAGTAATCTGGTGGTTGAGTGGCGCACCCGTACTGCTATTGACGATACGCTTGACGTATTCCCTTGTCATGGCGTTGGCGGTTTAACCGGTATGTTATTAACCGGTGTTTTTGCTCACAAGAATATCAATCCAGGTAACACAACCGGTAACGGTTTGTTCTTTGGTGAAGGTCACCTGTTTATGGTGCAGCTAGTGGCTCTGGTAGGTGTATCTATCTTTGCATTCTTCGGGTCTTTACTGTTGTTAAAGATTACCGATATGATCCACCCGTTACGTGTGTCTGCTGAAGACGAGAAACTTGGTCTGGATCTTAGCCAGCACGGCGAAAAATTGTAA
- a CDS encoding NADH-quinone oxidoreductase subunit N, producing MRELLPYITNQLDFTVDSLHYFMPEIYLGVLFLLVMVTDLLYWKRLPGLCRIIAVLGMLAVLAQDIVQLQIPQQKMHLLFGGMLVLGFAATRFKLIIDILTILLLFYFVWDRQLKAHRKGLTDLYSIVIASVLGLHLMTMATHLLSIFLSIEFVSLASYLMVGYKSENGVSAGAGLKYVLFGAAASAVMLYGISLLYGFTGSAEVLSVEFFNGLSGINALSAGLALALVLAGIGFKLSFVPMHFWVPDVYEGAATPVTAYLSTLPKIAGFALLINFLRPFIYYHWQGFDMMLLLSVLGVVTMIAGNFAAVMQRNVKRMLAYSSIGHTGFALMAIVTFKQEEVTGLVYYLLVYGVANIGALMLASYFHNITGANQTEDYKGLGFKLPAASVCFVIVLISLTGLPGTAGFIGKLLLFKSTYSAWQLQHNPWLLALMGTGALTTVVALFYYIKIPLNLFVRKTEDNHEYQIMNQSLLIVAILISVFLVFAGLFPDLITKYL from the coding sequence ATGCGCGAACTGCTGCCATATATCACCAATCAGCTCGACTTTACGGTTGACAGTCTGCATTATTTCATGCCAGAGATTTACCTGGGCGTTCTGTTTTTGCTGGTAATGGTAACCGACCTGCTTTACTGGAAACGCCTGCCCGGTCTGTGTCGCATTATAGCTGTTTTAGGTATGCTGGCCGTTTTGGCTCAGGATATAGTGCAACTGCAGATCCCTCAGCAAAAGATGCACCTGCTGTTTGGCGGTATGCTGGTATTGGGTTTTGCAGCAACAAGGTTTAAGCTGATTATTGATATATTGACCATTTTGCTGCTGTTCTATTTTGTATGGGACAGGCAATTGAAAGCCCACCGCAAAGGGCTGACTGATCTTTACAGCATCGTTATAGCGTCGGTTCTTGGGTTGCATTTAATGACGATGGCTACGCATCTGTTGTCCATCTTCCTGTCGATAGAATTTGTGTCGCTGGCCTCCTACCTGATGGTTGGTTATAAATCAGAGAATGGCGTAAGCGCCGGCGCTGGTTTAAAATATGTGCTGTTTGGGGCGGCAGCCTCGGCAGTGATGCTGTATGGCATCTCGCTGTTGTACGGATTTACCGGATCGGCAGAGGTGCTCTCTGTGGAGTTCTTCAATGGCTTATCTGGTATTAACGCCCTTAGCGCAGGATTAGCCCTGGCGCTGGTGCTGGCTGGTATTGGCTTTAAGCTTTCTTTTGTGCCAATGCATTTCTGGGTGCCCGACGTATACGAGGGCGCTGCTACTCCGGTGACGGCTTACTTATCAACCTTGCCTAAAATAGCGGGCTTTGCGTTGCTTATTAATTTTCTTCGTCCTTTTATTTATTACCATTGGCAGGGCTTTGACATGATGTTGCTGCTATCAGTCCTTGGTGTAGTAACGATGATTGCCGGCAACTTTGCAGCAGTGATGCAGCGCAATGTGAAGCGCATGTTAGCCTATTCCAGTATCGGTCATACCGGCTTTGCTTTGATGGCAATTGTCACTTTCAAGCAGGAAGAAGTAACCGGCTTAGTTTACTACCTGCTGGTTTATGGTGTAGCCAATATTGGAGCATTGATGCTGGCCTCATACTTCCATAATATTACAGGCGCAAACCAGACAGAAGATTACAAAGGGCTCGGCTTTAAGTTGCCTGCCGCGTCGGTTTGTTTTGTTATTGTGCTGATATCGCTGACCGGTTTGCCGGGTACTGCCGGTTTTATTGGCAAGTTGCTGTTGTTTAAGTCTACCTATAGTGCGTGGCAGTTGCAGCATAACCCATGGTTACTGGCGCTGATGGGTACAGGCGCGCTTACTACCGTAGTTGCTTTATTCTACTACATTAAAATTCCTCTTAACCTCTTTGTAAGAAAGACGGAAGACAATCACGAATACCAGATCATGAACCAGAGTCTGCTGATTGTTGCTATTCTGATCTCGGTTTTCCTGGTATTTGCCGGACTTTTCCCCGATTTAATCACTAAGTATCTGTAA
- a CDS encoding NuoM family protein has translation MNILTLLIFLPILFALVIAVLPSTMRNSFRYIALLATLLQLGLSVWMYTQFKTGAAFAGVDKEAGYQFVQKLPWINLKLGADSALQVDYFVGVDGISIVLLVMSSLVMVVAALSSWEIKSNLKGFFVLFLVLDMAVMGVFCALDFFLFYLFYELMLLPLYFLIGMWGGVRREYAAIKFFLYTLFGSVFMLLVMIGLYLSVKDPVTGHHTFNMLQMMNPANYEQGSIFSTLTHYTLFGVPARTLGFIILFIAFAIKVPIVPLHTWLPDAHVEAPTPVSIILAGVLLKIGGYGIIRICVSMFPDVAAQGAWWIGLIGVVSILYGALNALAQRDLKRMIAYSSVSHMGFVLLGIASATPEGLSGAMMQMVSHGFLSAMLFFLVGVVYNRVHDRDIYNFRGLSTLMPRYTVFVMIAFFASLGLPGFSAFVAEAFSLAGAFKSASYNGFVPQWMAVCGSVGILLGAAYFLWTLQRMFFGKELLKGGEVWKIALTDLNVRETLALLPMALIALGLGIMPSLVFSKVNDTVLALADITKHLIK, from the coding sequence ATGAACATATTAACCTTACTCATATTTCTGCCCATACTGTTTGCTCTGGTGATAGCGGTTTTGCCGTCAACCATGCGCAACAGCTTCCGTTACATTGCCCTGCTGGCCACTTTGCTGCAGTTGGGACTGAGCGTGTGGATGTACACCCAGTTTAAAACAGGTGCTGCGTTTGCCGGTGTTGACAAAGAGGCCGGTTATCAGTTTGTGCAGAAACTGCCCTGGATAAACCTGAAACTGGGTGCCGATAGCGCCCTGCAGGTAGATTACTTTGTTGGGGTTGATGGCATCTCGATCGTGCTGCTGGTCATGTCATCCCTGGTGATGGTGGTTGCGGCCCTTTCAAGCTGGGAGATTAAGAGTAACCTGAAAGGCTTTTTTGTGCTGTTCCTGGTACTGGATATGGCCGTGATGGGGGTGTTCTGCGCGCTGGATTTCTTTTTGTTTTACCTGTTCTACGAGTTGATGCTGTTGCCGTTATACTTCCTGATTGGTATGTGGGGCGGCGTGCGGCGTGAGTATGCGGCCATTAAGTTTTTCCTGTATACGTTGTTCGGCTCGGTATTTATGTTGCTGGTGATGATTGGTTTGTACCTATCAGTAAAAGATCCGGTTACCGGTCACCATACCTTTAATATGCTGCAGATGATGAATCCGGCTAATTATGAGCAGGGTTCGATCTTCTCAACGCTGACGCATTATACGCTGTTCGGCGTGCCGGCACGCACCTTAGGCTTTATCATCCTGTTTATTGCCTTTGCTATCAAGGTGCCAATTGTACCGCTGCACACCTGGTTGCCGGATGCGCACGTGGAGGCGCCAACCCCGGTATCTATCATCCTTGCCGGGGTGTTGCTGAAGATTGGTGGTTACGGTATCATCCGTATCTGCGTAAGTATGTTCCCTGATGTGGCTGCCCAAGGTGCATGGTGGATAGGACTGATTGGCGTGGTATCTATATTATATGGTGCGCTGAATGCCCTGGCGCAACGCGATCTGAAACGAATGATCGCTTATTCATCTGTATCGCACATGGGTTTTGTGCTGCTGGGTATTGCCTCGGCTACGCCTGAGGGTTTGAGCGGTGCGATGATGCAGATGGTGAGCCATGGTTTCTTATCAGCCATGCTGTTCTTCCTGGTGGGTGTGGTTTACAACCGCGTGCACGATAGGGATATCTACAACTTCCGTGGATTGAGTACGCTGATGCCGCGTTATACTGTTTTTGTAATGATCGCCTTCTTTGCCTCCTTGGGTTTGCCGGGTTTCTCGGCTTTTGTGGCCGAGGCTTTCTCGCTGGCCGGTGCGTTTAAATCTGCCAGTTATAATGGTTTTGTGCCGCAGTGGATGGCCGTCTGTGGATCGGTAGGCATTTTGCTGGGTGCAGCTTATTTCTTGTGGACGTTGCAGCGCATGTTTTTTGGTAAAGAATTATTAAAAGGTGGGGAGGTCTGGAAAATAGCCCTGACCGACCTGAACGTACGCGAAACCCTGGCCCTGCTGCCAATGGCCCTGATTGCCTTGGGGCTAGGCATTATGCCATCGCTGGTTTTTAGCAAGGTTAATGATACTGTGTTGGCGCTGGCCGATATCACCAAACACCTGATTAAATAA
- a CDS encoding NADH-quinone oxidoreductase subunit L codes for MVTALSPANTQLIYLALGAVVMPFAAFLINFLLLGKGSKAAGWVSVLAIVLSCVCAISLFSKVWNGPEIHIKTIWFTIGETNVYAGLWLNNLSAVMLALVTLIAVPVHIYGTAYMKGEPNYGRYFTYLSFFCFSMLALVVVDNLVLLYGFWELVGFSSYLLIGFWNTRDKAVQANKKAFIINRIGDIGLLVGILIIFVQFRTFDMTELFRQNGLISQSLMQGGVWVFHTAAMPAVWQYVAAVGIIMAVAAKSAQFPLHTWLPDAMEGPTSVSALIHAATMVAAGVFLLGRVYPLFNTYELNALAIIGCFTAFMAATIALTQDDLKRVLAYSTISQLGFMVLAMGIGAYSSSLFHLITHAFFKCLLFLCAGVIIHEMQHIKDEYDLDIDPQNLLYMGGLRKKMPLTFVVFTIAAGALVGLPFTSGYLSKDGIIVQAFEWAAGKEGYFMLIPVFALISGALTAFYVARLFFKVFFGELEIVRINPHIKPHISDGGWAYKGPLVFLAACCLFPVFSGNPFLYEDAWLMKGLGEAVHMERMNIYHTIVPVAVTVFSVFLIYWAYAVYIQQRKLVFPQHNPLFRFSYNEWYIDRFYRRAVVAPVLALGGGLYGVDRNVIDGFIGLLQKLILSLADVTAWIDKHLIDGFLHLLAFLVRSIGNFARSFQNGRVQYYLLSMLAVIAAFFIYKILM; via the coding sequence TTGGTAACAGCGCTATCACCGGCAAATACGCAGCTAATTTACCTGGCCTTAGGGGCCGTGGTAATGCCTTTTGCTGCCTTTCTGATAAACTTTTTGCTGCTGGGCAAAGGCAGCAAAGCCGCCGGGTGGGTGTCTGTACTGGCCATTGTACTGAGCTGTGTTTGTGCCATAAGTCTGTTTAGCAAAGTTTGGAACGGGCCGGAGATTCATATCAAAACCATCTGGTTCACTATTGGCGAAACCAATGTTTATGCTGGGCTGTGGCTCAATAACCTGTCGGCTGTAATGCTGGCCTTAGTTACGCTGATTGCCGTTCCGGTGCATATTTATGGCACCGCCTATATGAAGGGCGAGCCTAACTACGGTCGATACTTCACCTACCTCAGTTTCTTCTGTTTCAGCATGCTGGCGCTGGTGGTGGTAGATAACCTGGTGCTGTTGTATGGTTTCTGGGAACTGGTTGGTTTCTCCAGCTACCTGCTCATTGGTTTCTGGAACACGCGCGATAAAGCGGTGCAGGCCAACAAAAAAGCATTCATTATTAACCGTATCGGCGATATAGGATTGCTGGTGGGTATCCTGATCATCTTTGTACAGTTCCGCACGTTTGATATGACGGAGCTGTTCCGTCAGAACGGTTTGATCTCGCAATCGCTGATGCAAGGTGGTGTTTGGGTATTCCATACTGCCGCGATGCCTGCTGTTTGGCAATATGTGGCTGCGGTTGGTATCATCATGGCCGTTGCTGCAAAATCGGCCCAATTCCCGTTACATACCTGGTTACCTGATGCGATGGAAGGCCCAACTTCAGTTTCGGCACTGATCCATGCCGCTACCATGGTGGCTGCTGGTGTTTTCCTGTTGGGGCGAGTTTATCCATTGTTCAATACTTATGAGCTGAATGCGTTGGCCATCATTGGCTGTTTTACCGCATTTATGGCAGCGACTATAGCACTTACGCAGGACGATCTGAAACGCGTGCTGGCTTATTCAACCATCTCTCAATTGGGCTTTATGGTGCTGGCTATGGGTATTGGCGCTTACTCATCGTCGTTGTTTCATTTAATTACCCACGCTTTCTTTAAGTGTCTGTTGTTCTTGTGTGCGGGTGTCATCATTCACGAGATGCAGCATATTAAGGACGAGTACGATTTGGATATCGATCCGCAGAATTTACTCTACATGGGCGGCCTGCGTAAAAAGATGCCGCTAACCTTTGTGGTGTTTACCATTGCTGCCGGTGCGCTGGTGGGCTTGCCGTTTACATCGGGCTATCTTTCTAAAGACGGTATCATTGTGCAGGCCTTTGAGTGGGCGGCAGGCAAAGAAGGATATTTTATGCTGATCCCGGTTTTTGCGTTAATCAGCGGAGCGTTAACGGCGTTTTATGTGGCACGTTTGTTCTTTAAAGTTTTCTTTGGCGAGCTGGAGATTGTGCGCATCAATCCACACATCAAACCACATATTAGCGATGGGGGATGGGCTTATAAAGGTCCGCTGGTATTTCTGGCTGCCTGCTGTTTGTTTCCGGTTTTTTCGGGCAACCCATTTTTATACGAGGATGCCTGGCTGATGAAAGGGTTGGGCGAAGCCGTACACATGGAGCGTATGAATATTTATCATACCATTGTGCCGGTGGCCGTAACGGTGTTTAGTGTGTTTTTGATCTATTGGGCTTATGCCGTTTATATACAGCAGCGTAAGCTGGTATTCCCGCAGCATAATCCGCTGTTCAGGTTTTCTTATAACGAGTGGTATATAGACAGGTTTTACCGCAGGGCCGTTGTTGCCCCGGTATTAGCCTTAGGTGGCGGGTTGTATGGGGTAGACAGAAACGTGATTGACGGATTTATCGGTCTGCTGCAAAAACTGATATTAAGTTTAGCTGATGTAACCGCCTGGATAGATAAACACCTGATAGATGGTTTCTTACACCTACTGGCGTTTTTGGTGCGCAGCATTGGCAACTTTGCGCGCAGCTTTCAAAACGGGCGCGTACAATACTACCTGCTGAGCATGCTGGCTGTAATAGCTGCCTTTTTTATTTACAAGATATTGATGTGA
- a CDS encoding TonB-dependent receptor: protein MRKLLMILLLCLPFALRAQSTNQGHANVSLPDNVLYIVDGKEGTKDALKAISPNDVLTVEVLKESAKAKYGERGANGVVIITTKPYAVKHYQEVFRLFSDDLESWLTSHGADDAQFHYYVDGEEVQNAKDDGILKLYHLDKDKIENVTFVQDEPEGSKYSAKIKIETKK from the coding sequence ATGAGAAAGTTATTGATGATCTTATTGCTATGCCTGCCTTTCGCTTTGCGGGCGCAGAGCACTAATCAGGGGCATGCAAATGTTTCGTTACCTGATAATGTGCTTTACATTGTAGATGGTAAGGAAGGTACGAAGGATGCATTGAAAGCTATTTCGCCGAATGACGTATTAACAGTAGAGGTTTTAAAAGAATCGGCGAAGGCCAAATATGGTGAAAGAGGCGCAAATGGTGTTGTTATTATAACTACCAAGCCGTATGCCGTTAAACATTATCAGGAAGTTTTCCGCTTGTTTTCTGATGATTTGGAAAGCTGGCTGACCAGTCACGGTGCCGACGATGCGCAGTTCCATTATTATGTTGATGGTGAAGAAGTGCAGAATGCCAAAGATGACGGTATCCTTAAACTTTATCACTTAGATAAAGACAAAATAGAGAACGTAACCTTTGTGCAAGACGAGCCTGAGGGCAGCAAGTACTCTGCAAAAATTAAAATAGAAACTAAAAAGTAA
- the nuoK gene encoding NADH-quinone oxidoreductase subunit NuoK: MIGLTHFLLIGAVLFCTGLFMVVTKKNAIQILIGIELMLNAAILNMVAFGRFDKMNNGGQLMAIFSIVLAAATTAVALAIILNVYRRYKTIDPDKLNQLKD, translated from the coding sequence ATGATCGGTCTAACTCACTTTCTGTTGATCGGCGCCGTGTTATTTTGCACTGGTCTGTTTATGGTGGTTACCAAGAAGAACGCCATACAAATATTGATAGGTATTGAATTGATGCTGAACGCGGCTATCCTGAACATGGTAGCTTTCGGTCGTTTTGATAAGATGAATAATGGCGGACAGTTGATGGCTATATTTTCCATTGTATTGGCCGCAGCTACAACGGCGGTGGCGCTGGCGATTATCCTCAATGTGTATCGCCGTTATAAAACCATCGATCCGGATAAATTGAACCAATTGAAAGACTGA
- a CDS encoding NADH-quinone oxidoreductase subunit J, protein MTMFIILFWVMAVITIVPALYIAYSSNLVRSIFMFFITLFGLAGLYVYAMADFVAITQIVIYVGGILVLILFAFMLSGRETLERLQQSPVKLFNLKKIPALLVSAMFLIVLVNVILKANVDNQAWITRNIQAHNVIATTDITTDNIGINLMTRYLLPFEAVSILLLMALIGSAHLSRKEQVQ, encoded by the coding sequence ATGACGATGTTTATCATCTTGTTCTGGGTAATGGCGGTAATCACCATAGTGCCTGCGCTGTATATTGCTTACAGCAGTAACCTGGTACGCAGCATCTTTATGTTTTTCATTACGCTGTTCGGTCTGGCTGGGCTGTACGTTTATGCCATGGCAGATTTTGTGGCCATCACCCAGATCGTGATCTATGTGGGCGGTATCCTGGTATTGATTCTGTTTGCCTTCATGCTCTCGGGCCGGGAAACTTTGGAGCGTTTGCAACAATCGCCGGTTAAATTATTCAATCTTAAAAAGATACCAGCATTGTTGGTATCGGCAATGTTCCTCATCGTGCTGGTCAATGTGATCTTAAAGGCTAATGTGGATAATCAGGCATGGATTACCCGCAATATTCAAGCTCACAACGTGATTGCTACGACTGACATTACTACAGATAACATCGGCATCAATCTCATGACCCGTTACCTGTTGCCTTTTGAGGCGGTTTCAATTTTATTGTTGATGGCTTTGATTGGCTCGGCCCATTTGTCCAGAAAGGAGCAGGTACAATGA
- a CDS encoding 4Fe-4S binding protein: MSVIKGFTTAWQGLTLTLRHLFAPKAKRQVQTVAADNYFKKLEEGTNTIQYPKQELPVPEVGRYQLDVEMDDCIVCDLCAKICPVDCISIESIKATESIGQTSDGTTKRLYAAKFDIDMAKCMYCGLCTIVCPTECITMTNQYDRSVPLLDMLNYKFSDMSPEEAAQHREAFDKQQAERAAAKLAAQQNKGGQA; this comes from the coding sequence ATGAGCGTAATAAAAGGATTTACAACTGCATGGCAGGGTTTAACACTAACCCTGAGGCACCTTTTTGCGCCCAAGGCTAAGCGCCAGGTACAAACCGTTGCGGCCGATAACTATTTCAAAAAACTGGAAGAGGGTACCAACACCATCCAGTACCCAAAACAGGAGCTGCCGGTTCCGGAAGTTGGGCGTTATCAACTGGATGTGGAGATGGATGATTGCATAGTGTGCGATTTGTGCGCCAAGATCTGTCCGGTTGATTGTATCAGCATCGAGTCCATCAAAGCTACAGAGTCCATCGGTCAAACATCTGACGGTACTACCAAACGCCTTTACGCCGCCAAGTTTGATATTGACATGGCCAAGTGCATGTATTGTGGCCTGTGTACCATTGTATGCCCAACCGAATGCATTACCATGACCAACCAGTATGACCGCAGCGTGCCGCTGCTGGACATGCTGAATTATAAATTCTCAGACATGTCGCCTGAAGAAGCCGCCCAGCATCGCGAAGCTTTTGACAAACAACAAGCCGAACGAGCCGCCGCTAAATTGGCCGCCCAGCAAAACAAGGGAGGACAAGCCTGA
- the nuoH gene encoding NADH-quinone oxidoreductase subunit NuoH — translation MNNYLLYFVIAIGLFVFAALFTLFGVYAERKVSAFIQDRLGPTEVGKFGLLQTFADFLKMLQKELIIPAAADKWLFMAAPAIIFVAVYLGFAALPWGPGLVPAHINLGLYYVLAIISVETLGILMAGWGSNNKYSILGAMRSAAQIISYEIPAGFALISVVMIAQSLDLQVISAQQGVTAQETIKFFGFWDVTHIGGILSWNIFRAPHLLIAFVIYFIASLAESNRAPFDIPEAESELVAGFHTEFTGLRFAFVFLAEYSMMFLVSMVAIVVFVGSWNTPLPNIGSVRLADWTTGPGWGIFWIAMKTLLLVAAQMWIRWTLPRFRVDQLMNLCWKVLTPLSFLCMLISGIWRVWLM, via the coding sequence TTGAATAATTACCTTTTATACTTCGTTATTGCTATAGGGCTGTTTGTTTTTGCGGCCTTGTTTACGCTGTTTGGCGTATATGCGGAGCGTAAAGTTTCGGCTTTTATTCAAGACCGCCTGGGTCCGACCGAGGTAGGTAAATTTGGCCTGCTCCAAACCTTTGCAGACTTTTTAAAAATGCTGCAAAAGGAGCTGATCATCCCTGCTGCAGCAGATAAGTGGCTGTTTATGGCCGCACCGGCTATTATTTTTGTGGCGGTTTACCTGGGCTTTGCTGCACTGCCTTGGGGGCCGGGATTGGTGCCTGCCCATATCAACCTGGGTTTGTATTATGTGCTGGCCATTATCTCGGTAGAAACGCTGGGTATTTTGATGGCGGGTTGGGGATCAAACAACAAGTATTCAATCCTGGGTGCCATGCGTTCGGCAGCGCAGATTATTTCTTATGAGATTCCGGCCGGTTTTGCGCTGATCTCTGTGGTGATGATTGCACAGTCGCTGGATCTGCAGGTGATCTCTGCCCAGCAGGGCGTTACCGCTCAAGAGACCATTAAATTCTTTGGCTTTTGGGATGTAACCCATATTGGCGGTATCCTGTCGTGGAATATTTTCAGGGCACCACATCTGTTGATTGCGTTTGTGATCTATTTCATCGCATCGCTGGCAGAGAGTAACCGTGCGCCTTTTGATATTCCAGAGGCGGAGTCTGAATTGGTGGCCGGTTTCCACACCGAGTTTACCGGTTTGCGTTTTGCCTTTGTGTTTTTGGCAGAGTATTCGATGATGTTCCTGGTGAGCATGGTAGCTATAGTGGTTTTTGTGGGATCATGGAACACGCCATTGCCCAACATTGGCTCAGTTCGCCTGGCCGATTGGACTACCGGTCCGGGCTGGGGCATTTTCTGGATCGCAATGAAAACGTTGCTGCTGGTAGCTGCCCAAATGTGGATACGGTGGACGCTGCCACGCTTCCGCGTAGATCAACTGATGAACCTGTGCTGGAAGGTGCTGACCCCGCTATCATTTTTATGTATGCTGATATCGGGCATCTGGCGGGTGTGGTTAATGTAA